In the Populus trichocarpa isolate Nisqually-1 chromosome 1, P.trichocarpa_v4.1, whole genome shotgun sequence genome, one interval contains:
- the LOC7456210 gene encoding transcription factor GTE8: protein MMAKKGKFSGRYHRSRFHTAGEIEGSASSGRIDTEITVSEGSSAPGRKFSKLNSNKEDTFGVPVQIFSPSHLSPSERKDLEQRLRWELEQVRNLQKRVDLQRTNGVTLSSSSDILSCSNGTNRPRIETFRKSSVMTSGPGKKVNLTGQSRVWNRGNSGRFKSAKQVSRQTTPITPNIILMKQCETLLKRLMSHQYGWVFNSPVDIVKLNIPDYYTVIKNPMDLGTIKSKISSGAYSSPLEFMADVRLTFKNAMVYNPQGSDAYIMADTLNKFFEMRWKAIEKKLPRAGGEVLQENSGPHEDFETAETSPAKKRKVTSFQHDIMPEPGKRGMTDEERLNLGRELESLLGEMPVNIIDFLREHCSSGRHGGEEEIEIDIDELSDDTLFTLRKLLDDYLQEKRKNQTRGEPCEIELLNESGPSNSSMQQKKGNDLGDEEIDIGGNGPPVSSYQPVEIEKEKDTGHKSSKISSDSSSDSDSGSSSQSESDNAKVSSPPNASRVSETLVCGARLGNKTNAGAQLERNQSVSGLDQLEQTSQEKLSSVESDCQQDGESAPSDSQVSLEKRIRHALIKNRFADTILKAKEKSLSQGDKGDPQKLQREREELELHKKKEKARLLAEAQAAEDAQRQAEAAAAAEARRKRELEREAARQALLKMEKTVEINENSQFLEDLEMLRVVPAEHVPISVDETSPDPSQDGLGGFKFGACNPLEQLGLFMKDDEEEEEGEPLNVLNPLNEVEEGEID from the exons ATGATGGCAAAGAAAGGTAAATTCAGTGGAAGGTATCATAGAAGTAGATTTCACACAGCAGGTGAAATTGAGGGTTCTGCTAGTTCAGGAAGGATTGACACGGAGATTACAGTATCTGAGGGTTCTAGTGCTCCTGGGCGGAAATTTAGCAAGTTAAATTCCAACAAAGAGGACACTTTTGGTGTCCCTGTGCAGATATTTTCTCCATCGCACCTGTCACCATCTGAAAGGAAGGATTTAGAACAAAGGTTGAGATGGGAACTTGAACAAGTAAGGAATCTCCAAAAGAGAGTTGATTTACAGAGAACAAATGGTGTTACACTGTCATCTTCCAGTGACATTCTTAGTTGTAGCAATGGAACAAATAGGCCTCGGATAGAAACTTTTAGGAAGTCTTCGGTTATGACCTCTGGGCCTGGGAAGAAAGTGAATCTGACAGGACAGTCACGTGTATGGAATAGGGGTAATTCAGGAAGGTTTAAGTCTGCAAAACAAGTTTCAAGACAGACAACACCAATCACTCCaaatataatattgatgaaACAGTGTGAGACGCTGTTGAAACGGTTGATGTCTCATCAATACGGTTGGGTCTTCAACAGCCCAGTTGATATTGTGAAGTTGAACATCCCGGATTATTACACTGTTATTAAGAATCCAATGGATTTGGGAACCATAAAGAGCAAGATATCTTCTGGTGCTTACTCAAGCCCTTTGGAGTTTATGGCTGATGTGAGGCTTACTTTCAAAAATGCTATGGTGTACAATCCACAAGGGTCTGATGCCTACATTATGGCAGATactcttaataaattttttgaaatgagatGGAAAGCTATTGAGAAGAAATTACCAAGGGCTGGTGGTGAAGTTTTGCAGGAAAATTCAGGTCCTCACGAAGACTTTGAAACTGCTGAAACATCTCCtgcaaaaaagagaaaagtaaCCTCTTTCCAACATGACATTATGCCAGAGCCTGGAAAGCGAGGAATGACAGATGAAGAGAGGCTCAATTTAGGTAGAGAATTGGAGTCTTTGTTGGGAGAAATGCctgtaaatattattgatttcttGAGGGAACATTGTTCAAGTGGGAGGCATGGTGGAGAGGAGGAAATTGAGATAGATATTGATGAACTCAGTGATGACACCTTGTTCACATTGCGGAAGCTCCTAGATGACTATTTGCAAGAGAAACGAAAGAATCAAACCAGAGGGGAACCTTGTGAAATAGAG CTATTGAATGAATCTGGGCCAAGCAATTCATCCATGCAACAGAAAAAAG GGAATGACCTGGGAGATGAGGAAATTGACATTGGTGGCAACGGGCCTCCTGTTTCAAGCTATCAACCTGTGGagatagaaaaggaaaaggatacAGGCCATAAGAGCAGCAAAATCAGCTCAGATAGCTCCAGTG ATTCAGATTCTGGCAGTTCTTCTCAAAGTGAATCAGATAATGCAAAAGTTTCAAGTCCACCAAATGCATCAAGG GTTTCTGAAACCTTGGTTTGTGGAGCTCGATTAGGCAACAAAACAAATGCTGGTGCTCAGCTCGAGAGGAATC AATCTGTCAGTGGTTTGGATCAGCTCGAACAGACTTCCCAGGAAAAGCTGAGTTCTGTTGAGTCTGATTGCCAGCAAGATG GGGAAAGTGCTCCAAGTGATAGCCAGGTCTCTCTTGAGAAGCGTATTAGGCATGCTTTGATCAAGAACCGTTTTGCCGATACCATATTAAAAGCTAAAGAGAAGTCACTTTCACAG GGTGACAAGGGGGATCCTCAGAAATTGCAGCGGGAGAGGGAGGAACTTGAACTGCATAAAAAGAAAG AAAAAGCGAGGTTGCTTGCTGAAGCACAAGCTGCCGAAGATGCTCAAAGGCAAGCCGAGGCAGCAGCTGCGGCTGAGGCTAGACGGAAGAGGGAGCTTGAAAGAGAGGCAGCGCGACAGGCGTTGCTGAAG ATGGAAAAGACTGttgaaattaatgagaactctCAGTTTCTTGAAGACCTGGAAATGCTCAGGGTTGTCCCTGCTGAGCATGTACCAATCTCTGTAGATGAGACGAGCCCAGATCCCTCACAAGATGGCTTGGGTGGGTTCAAGTTTGGGGCGTGTAACCCCTTAGAACAACTTGGTTTGTTCatgaaagatgatgaagaggaggaagagggTGAACCGTTAAATGTTTTAAATCCTTTAAATGAAGTAGAAGAGGGAGAGATTGACTGA
- the LOC7467697 gene encoding TLC domain-containing protein At5g14285 translates to METLIKSLPDLPILFSFFLTIYLAAHFLVFRNWSPKIRPEAASCLISIFHGTPAVFLATHALFTNPNRGFSSLNTKTEASVLDYSISYFLMDLIHYLIFSPSDILFIGHHLATLFVFVTCRYLVARGAYAVLMLLILAEVTSACQNAWTLANARRIDVEFAAKVYDFLSLPFYAFYSVVRGILGPYFVYQMGAFFISGVDGGIIPKWIWVSWLFVVVIAISVSILWVTNLWVQLYRERSAKLEKKST, encoded by the coding sequence atggaaaccCTAATCAAATCACTCCCAGACCTCCCTatcctcttctccttcttcctcaCCATTTACCTCGCAGCCCATTTTCTTGTTTTCCGTAACTGGAGTCCCAAGATCCGACCCGAAGCAGCCAGTTGCTTAATCTCTATATTTCACGGTACACCGGCGGTGTTTTTAGCGACGCACGCACTATTCACCAACCCAAACCGAGGTTTCTCTtccttaaacacaaaaacagaaGCCTCGGTCCTTGACTATAGCATTTCCTACTTCTTAATGGATCTTATTCACTACCTTATTTTCTCACCAAGTGACATCCTTTTCATCGGGCATCACTTGGCAACTCTTTTTGTATTCGTCACTTGCCGCTACCTTGTCGCTCGCGGCGCCTACGCGGTACTGATGCTGTTGATTCTTGCAGAGGTGACTAGCGCGTGTCAGAACGCGTGGACACTTGCCAATGCGAGGAGAATCGATGTGGAGTTTGCTGCCAAAGTGTATGATTTTTTGTCTCTGCCATTTTATGCCTTTTATTCCGTCGTTAGAGGGATTTTGGGGCCTTATTTTGTGTATCAAATGGGTGCGTTTTTTATTAGTGGGGTTGATGGTGGTATAATTCCCAAATGGATTTGGGTTTCTTGGTTGTTTGTTGTTGTAATTGCTATTAGTGTTAGTATTTTGTGGGTTACCAATTTGTGGGTTCAATTGTACAGAGAAAGGAGTGCTAAATTGGAAAAGAAATCgacataa
- the LOC7467696 gene encoding lysine histidine transporter 1 isoform X2 yields the protein MKNLYRKEFKADRRKKEIDDWLPITSSRNAKWWYSAFHNVTAMVGAGVLSLPYAMANLGWGPGTVILVLSWTITLYTLWQMVEMHEMVPGKRFDRYHELGQHAFGEKLGLYIVVPQQLICEVGVDIVYMVTGGKSLQKIHNLVCKDCAPIKLTYFIMIFASVHFVLSHLPNFNSISGVSLAAAVMSLSYSTIAWSASVHKGVQPDVDYGYKASTTSGTVFNFFSALGDVAFAYAGHNVVLEIQATIPSKPGKPSKGPMWKGVVVAYIVVALCYFPVALIGYYMFGNKVEDNILISLEKPTWLIVAANMFVVIHVIGSYQIYAIPVFDMLETLLVKKLHFRPSRKLRFITRNIYVAFTMFVGICFPFFGGLLGFFGGFAFAPTTYFLPCIMWLAIYKPKRFSLSWITNWICIILGFLLMILSPIGGLRTIILNAKGYKFFS from the exons atGAAGAATCTATACAGAAAAGAATTTAAG GCAGATAGAAGGAAGAAAGAGATTGATGATTGGCTTCCAATCACTTCCTCGAGAAATGCAAAATGGTGGTATTCAGCTTTCCACAATGTTACGGCCATGGTTGGAGCTGGTGTCCTCAGTCTTCCATATGCAATGGCAAATCTTGGATG GGGCCCTGGTACCGTAATTCTTGTGCTCTCATGGACCATCACTTTGTACACCCTATGGCAAATGGTTGAGATGCATGAGATGGTTCCTGGGAAACGATTTGACCGATACCATGAGCTTGGCCAGCATGCCTTTGGTGAAAAACTTGGTCTTTACATAGTAGTGCCCCAGCAGCTTATTTGTGAAGTAGGGGTTGACATAGTCTACATGGTTACTGGAGGAAAATCACTTCAGAAGATCCACAATTTAGTGTGCAAAGACTGTGCACCGATCAAATTAACCTACTTTATCATGATTTTCGCCTCGGTTCATTTCGTGCTTTCTCATCTTCCCAACTTTAACTCCATCTCTGGTGTTTCACTGGCTGCTGCAGTCATGTCTTTGAG TTACTCTACCATTGCATGGTCAGCTTCTGTCCACAAAGGTGTTCAGCCAGATGTCGACTATGGCTACAAAGCCTCGACAACTTCTGGAACggtcttcaatttcttttctgcCTTGGGCGATGTAGCTTTTGCCTATGCTGGGCACAACGTTGTGTTAGAGATTCAAGCAACAATTCCATCTAAACCAGGCAAGCCATCGAAAGGGCCAATGTGGAAAGGAGTGGTGGTTGCCTATATAGTTGTAGCATTGTGCTACTTCCCAGTTGCTCTGATAGGGTATTACATGTTCGGTAATAAAGTCGAAGATAACATACTCATATCGTTAGAAAAACCAACATGGCTCATCGTAGCAGCTAACATGTTCGTCGTTATCCACGTTATCGGAAGCTATCAG ATATATGCAATTCCAGTATTTGACATGCTAGAAACATTGCTGGTAAAGAAGTTGCATTTCAGGCCTTCCAGAAAGCTTCGATTCATTACACGCAATATATATGTTG CGTTTACAATGTTCGTTGGCATCTGCTTCCCTTTCTTTGGTGGTCTTCTGGGATTCTTCGGAGGATTTGCTTTTGCCCCAACAACTTACTTT CTCCCTTGTATCATGTGGCTGGCCATCTACAAACCTAAGAGGTTCAGCTTATCATGGATCACCAACTGG ATCTGCATTATACTTggctttttattgatgattttgtcACCTATTGGAGGGTTGCGGACTATCATACTAAATGCCAAGGGCTACAAATTTTTCTCTTGA
- the LOC7467696 gene encoding lysine histidine transporter 1 isoform X1, producing the protein MGTQVPDNQKPDVPEELSEADRRKKEIDDWLPITSSRNAKWWYSAFHNVTAMVGAGVLSLPYAMANLGWGPGTVILVLSWTITLYTLWQMVEMHEMVPGKRFDRYHELGQHAFGEKLGLYIVVPQQLICEVGVDIVYMVTGGKSLQKIHNLVCKDCAPIKLTYFIMIFASVHFVLSHLPNFNSISGVSLAAAVMSLSYSTIAWSASVHKGVQPDVDYGYKASTTSGTVFNFFSALGDVAFAYAGHNVVLEIQATIPSKPGKPSKGPMWKGVVVAYIVVALCYFPVALIGYYMFGNKVEDNILISLEKPTWLIVAANMFVVIHVIGSYQIYAIPVFDMLETLLVKKLHFRPSRKLRFITRNIYVAFTMFVGICFPFFGGLLGFFGGFAFAPTTYFLPCIMWLAIYKPKRFSLSWITNWICIILGFLLMILSPIGGLRTIILNAKGYKFFS; encoded by the exons ATGGGTACTCAAGTTCCTGATAATCAAAAACCTGATGTCCCCGAGGAATTATCAGAA GCAGATAGAAGGAAGAAAGAGATTGATGATTGGCTTCCAATCACTTCCTCGAGAAATGCAAAATGGTGGTATTCAGCTTTCCACAATGTTACGGCCATGGTTGGAGCTGGTGTCCTCAGTCTTCCATATGCAATGGCAAATCTTGGATG GGGCCCTGGTACCGTAATTCTTGTGCTCTCATGGACCATCACTTTGTACACCCTATGGCAAATGGTTGAGATGCATGAGATGGTTCCTGGGAAACGATTTGACCGATACCATGAGCTTGGCCAGCATGCCTTTGGTGAAAAACTTGGTCTTTACATAGTAGTGCCCCAGCAGCTTATTTGTGAAGTAGGGGTTGACATAGTCTACATGGTTACTGGAGGAAAATCACTTCAGAAGATCCACAATTTAGTGTGCAAAGACTGTGCACCGATCAAATTAACCTACTTTATCATGATTTTCGCCTCGGTTCATTTCGTGCTTTCTCATCTTCCCAACTTTAACTCCATCTCTGGTGTTTCACTGGCTGCTGCAGTCATGTCTTTGAG TTACTCTACCATTGCATGGTCAGCTTCTGTCCACAAAGGTGTTCAGCCAGATGTCGACTATGGCTACAAAGCCTCGACAACTTCTGGAACggtcttcaatttcttttctgcCTTGGGCGATGTAGCTTTTGCCTATGCTGGGCACAACGTTGTGTTAGAGATTCAAGCAACAATTCCATCTAAACCAGGCAAGCCATCGAAAGGGCCAATGTGGAAAGGAGTGGTGGTTGCCTATATAGTTGTAGCATTGTGCTACTTCCCAGTTGCTCTGATAGGGTATTACATGTTCGGTAATAAAGTCGAAGATAACATACTCATATCGTTAGAAAAACCAACATGGCTCATCGTAGCAGCTAACATGTTCGTCGTTATCCACGTTATCGGAAGCTATCAG ATATATGCAATTCCAGTATTTGACATGCTAGAAACATTGCTGGTAAAGAAGTTGCATTTCAGGCCTTCCAGAAAGCTTCGATTCATTACACGCAATATATATGTTG CGTTTACAATGTTCGTTGGCATCTGCTTCCCTTTCTTTGGTGGTCTTCTGGGATTCTTCGGAGGATTTGCTTTTGCCCCAACAACTTACTTT CTCCCTTGTATCATGTGGCTGGCCATCTACAAACCTAAGAGGTTCAGCTTATCATGGATCACCAACTGG ATCTGCATTATACTTggctttttattgatgattttgtcACCTATTGGAGGGTTGCGGACTATCATACTAAATGCCAAGGGCTACAAATTTTTCTCTTGA
- the LOC7467694 gene encoding lysine histidine transporter 1, protein MGVETTNNDHGYTQKEDDEVARQKAIDDWLPITSSRNAKWWYSAFHNVTAMVGAGVLSLPYAMSELGWGPGVAVLILSWIITLYTLWQMVEMHEMVPGKRFDRYHELGQHAFGEKLGLYIVVPQQLIVEVGVCIVYMVTGGKSLKKFHDIVCSTCKPIKQTYFIMIFASVHFVLSHLPNFNSISGVSLAAAVMSLSYSTIAWSAAVDKGVQPDVQYGYKATTKVGTVFNFFSALGDVAFAYAGHNVVLEIQATIPSTPEKPSKGPMWRGVIVAYIVVALCYFPVALIGYWIYGNSISDNILITLEKPVWLIAMANMFVVVHVIGSYQIYAMPVFDMMETVLVKKLNFRPTMILRFFVRNIYVAFTMFVGITFPFFGGLLGFFGGFAFAPTTYFLPCVMWLAIYKPKKFGLSWWANWICIVFGVILMIVSPIGGMRQIIIQAKDYKFYN, encoded by the exons GATGATGAAGTAGCAAGGCAGAAGGCAATTGATGATTGGCTTCCAATTACTTCTTCAAGGAATGCAAAATGGTGGTACTCAGCTTTCCACAATGTCACTGCCATGGTTGGAGCTGGTGTCCTCAGTCTCCCCTATGCCATGTCAGAGCTTGGATG GGGTCCTGGTGTGGCTGTGCTAATCCTATCATGGATCATCACGCTATACACACTATGGCAAATGGTTGAGATGCATGAAATGGTGCCAGGAAAGAGATTTGATAGATATCATGAACTTGGTCAACATGCTTTTGGTGAAAAGCTTGGCCTCTACATTGTTGTGCCGCAGCAACTTATTGTTGAAGTTGGTGTGTGCATTGTGTACATGGTTACTGGGGGCAAATCATTGAAGAAGTTCCATGATATTGTGTGCAGCACATGCAAACCGATCAAACAAACCTACTTCATTATGATTTTTGCCTCTGTTCACTTTGTGCTCTCCCATCTCCCCAACTTCAACTCCATCTCTGGTGTCTCTCTGGCAGCTGCAGTCATGTCCTTGAG TTATTCCACGATTGCTTGGTCGGCTGCTGTTGATAAGGGTGTTCAGCCAGATGTGCAATATGGATATAAAGCTACTACTAAGGTAGGAACAGTCTTTAACTTCTTCAGTGCCCTGGGTGATGTGGCTTTTGCTTACGCTGGGCACAATGTGGTCTTGGAGATTCAAGCAACAATCCCATCTACACCTGAGAAGCCATCCAAAGGACCTATGTGGAGAGGAGTCATAGTTGCCTATATAGTGGTGGCTTTGTGCTATTTCCCTGTTGCTCTAATTGGGTACTGGATCTATGGAAATTCAATCTCCGACAACATCCTCATCACATTGGAGAAGCCTGTATGGCTTATTGCAATGGCTAACATGTTTGTTGTGGTCCATGTTATTGGAAGCTACCAG ATTTATGCTATGCCAGTGTTTGACATGATGGAAACTGTGTTAGTAAAGAAATTGAATTTCCGGCCCACTATGATTCTTCGTTTCTTTGTACGCAATATTTATGTTG CATTCACAATGTTTGTTGGCATTACCTTCCCTTTCTTTGGTGGTCTTCTTGGATTTTTTGGAGGATTTGCTTTTGCCCCGACTACATACTTT CTCCCTTGCGTAATGTGGCTTGCCATCTACAAACCAAAGAAGTTTGGCTTATCTTGGTGGGCTAACTGG ATCTGCATTGTCTTCGGCGTTATCTTGATGATTGTATCACCCATTGGAGGGATGAGGCAAATCATAATTCAAGCCAAGGACTACAAGTTCTACAATTGA